In Nasonia vitripennis strain AsymCx chromosome 2, Nvit_psr_1.1, whole genome shotgun sequence, a genomic segment contains:
- the LOC100118643 gene encoding fasciclin-3: MFTHRCSSSVVLLSAVLLTAYVASTPAVGREKRDILVKPDVYRCKKHKEVTLTTNAEKHGDKVHQAGQLLEAECKIVDMDSTHEISIYLDDEPLELLKSDDANSRKASRVLAVSDNGKRLRCVASDNNGKPEHLEASREIEVYFPPQPQAQEDVERCDYKIGENAVINVNVYANPRPTFKWSANPDKYMKDKDYDKSNRFRIQSTEDLGKGHWLVKLSIDELRQSDFERFYYLQASNQLGSSSYVVFIKIHCDEEQRSNFLANGI, from the exons atgtttacccATCGGTGTTCGAGCAGCGTCGTTTTACTCTCGGCAGTGCTGTTAACGGCGTACGTTGCCTCCACGCCAG CCGTCGGACGTGAAAAACGAGACATATTAGTGAAGCCTGACGTGTACCGATGTAAGAAG CACAAAGAAGTCACTTTGACGACGAACGCAGAAAAGCACGGGGACAAGGTTCACCAAGCGGGACAACTCTTAGAAGCCGAGTGTAAGATCGTAGACATGGATTCGACGCacgaaatttcaatttacttGG ATGACGAGCCTCTGGAGCTGCTGAAATCCGACGATGCAAACAGTCGAAAAGCATCTCGTGTTCTCGCTGTAAGTGACAACGGAAAGAGATTACGATGTGTAGCGTCCGATAACAACGGCAAACCCGAACATCTCGAAGCGTCGCGTGAAATTGAAGTTTATT TCCCACCGCAGCCTCAAGCGCAGGAAGACGTCGAACGATGCGATTATAAAATCGGAGAAAACGCTGTGATTAACGTGAATGTTTACGCCAATCCTCGGCCGACGTTCAAGTGGTCAGCGAATCCTGATAAATACATGAAGGACAAGGATTACGATAAATCGAATCGTTTTCGCATCCAGTCGACTGAAGATCTG GGAAAAGGTCACTGGCTAGTCAAACTGAGCATAGACGAGCTCAGGCAGTCGGATTTCGAAAGGTTCTACTACCTGCAAGCTTCGAATCAACTGGGGAGTAGTTCCTACGTTGTATTCATAAAGATTCATTGTGACGAAGAACAACGCAGTAATTTTCTCGCCAATGGAATCTAA